One region of Oryzias latipes chromosome 6, ASM223467v1 genomic DNA includes:
- the LOC101174829 gene encoding uncharacterized protein LOC101174829 isoform X1: MESGKVGASWKGVLIPVSESADIFRNTILTALQSAHLYEESKQFFRYKSAVLVKNPALEEKYNAFRTNRKNAGYTEDELKESYGFLLFDDASKANALGETGVLTGNSSCSILGDPSKGIYISMYSDCLDQNRWYHGKSGYIAIIRLTKGKQKKVLENYTERFTEPTVGFDCHVSDQLASVSAKTSSFLAFERTQYYMYELLDDTSNRTGVSPAASCPFAIVSFSYNDTKATPFVQQERSEPKNQVCHYVPWRGKLQIGSKFYNVELRLAARALLPTTLPPVVKVDLASMSDVQRLLPRAVFETPFTDEVFFDNLYCTLCELMLSGEEDSSSFDQLLLEIKERDLAFTIPLKEKGFLILLHSSHFLRYDDTEFTTAGLLHGIFVFPDSSAIRPDTKPVKKGPEVSSDILQILPVLSYAESELEKTPMDQDQKPCEVLLEHMQSYATLINPGLATSPSRDVSIFPDQYDVAEAHRHIYSKPEWTCHGWQSLSSYMSKPETFQLPLATVLEILAARQADQREDLDDDVYICLSSPEETQAHHLDLVVEDDLIHQQSTVSIEKSLDIGVPNTETHLEITTMPETISQADVTKDITSYKGLTELKQVNFGGSLCPTLEDLPAELIVSITSAEQSMSPKPATNSNNFQFSGFSTGDSFPTVEEKPFGKETEKITKVLDSSEPSERVSASANVMGTKTKRRRGFIKALQNISKPCDDTYDLPVGVTPMEVEGLNYRMEEHTKEMDHPPLRESSKRNWRKFHKRKRIFGKLKKKKARPATEQRTDSGKLNLDGTIFMESEPFSLKRKTERGDLKPIISICGRILVPHGSGQVDDLFRSFNVKPQLAKGENCPDNVLHGGTLKTPNTVEKAQDSDIASLMAVEETKTTKSIPGENHHLSADSSLEQSHWEDIVALTSNTNETSLENDDTNTPLQDTTQEKKMETLSPTKIKEGKVLGKPKTVISKRKPKIGLLETSKKMESTAQDTEPCVKKAKVLSEETKCENASTQETKDGVADIEKMPSLDPSFAFALGLTQKSSLNEGLSMPDQEPQQRKGLNDDKERTSLEVTNTLPITLTRRHRIKRLKKHEGITAENVKEKWWLHFQTPSFQTPAFSDKVEKNDCIRDMSVRKTVEKNMNSSCSSTDALNLLADLALSNDQVPPQPNPSVEREPERCNLAKSLTSSEQQSVLHALLKNPAVSSEQPLEPSPPAPLMRDNDFVDLVFAEHAYSQPPSSSPLLGLSGTHLGVSTRVLQDQTKHADEDKTLATSAIPEHKPSEYLLTGTQAQRQNFRNSRSVSIKEGSIQVTRQWQEHYDFNLDSKFTSDPKIRVVTRALHGPWNSPIQDNSEEVRLIFHMWIGLFYSRTTARFFTVDSPFMLSCFESYSLKVANEIASSPAKPESKTTSSASFVNLHTSHSMEPKALNLRKDENTILKPEAEILDLSVRSTNAKSGFSEPQVHRKVNSVSNEKTGSSNKIRRRKSSVKSQESNIFKVEKESKQFSENTREVEKTEKPKEVCLDHTVTFFERNGTSIFLQKDSGATTQAFSEYGEVKDGSCEDGACMRSFESTQTSGECLKHNKLDLSNPVPNKNGDIVETQDVLCADEHDPLELVLVKTCPMTTNVKQSLQTENCTASDKENIVLDANYLEDDEWGSRKGCKSALIKQRNDLNEHVHMEGELHVKDHLRENGLDEKMSVISPMEVDQDLKDAKVPQMYNHNPTKEDSIEKYSPQVEVDQQLPLTISPKEDCHNLHENQITLKDKRFVSNSPSSIFSAVQHIHDSKTQESLEEACLPLDVNCMKAPLSVSEEKTSFDKSNTDLSDLKSKDVIEAGVQDKVSDVSFDLGFNDQEDQVHGSTDRIGESATPTETFQLQSHSSRSDDKDLCVTGMSKETDLKEDEASEVVHKCNEDALPFFIMVIPEVHAVHAQSQVEVQEPCQGLKTMPHVTGNINSTSVLPSEVCVTSQSCRLKGVDSTQDTLMCDVNEPHKQILLESVFGSRSSTPTVDEKQYEVIPSSASCRKSPVFSGKKSYENTTQKCPGQSLEGLDEQPSEQKIKTDSIYKSEILSDINLRTVRVMQNIDRFLLELNPMDMPSQIKTEGMNISLDEKHNSIENFDFTFSTPSHSSGDPKKNKMDPQVVVDSSVSELKYQNKKSSDNNLTSAVKNKTTDVLEIKKHSKRQMSSISKCHFKNVDEYETYLDPDCHFQKSLVSTDSLENGFDSDKPKTSYVDPSCILYQEKEHFKNSLIPLSPSMQFCEFPEAPTDFVQESPGVLVQSSKETDDQTTKNVNEKDLTDETRMCCEDDCKQDPSTTSSLVCTVFNTGGKNPYSFLERLSQRCLCEDLTQASMEQECLIFLDQMRNLLKKSKRQQCHQETNDSLRMPCTSPVTIKFSNLDEQEDSFDLLDTSLFGQKIKVDIHKKKEPLVITEEKGKTPDTHNLSQGTRNPTNCSWVSNVTSECAKLYKARMHEVCSAKKVLSKSKTLRVQQNHSDTKHNEKIDFCDKMKKELNKIFQSNLNAVVKKSCKTKNRFFILATSDERFFEETKVHLESEGHIAVQPSQFFICEENSTSLFIILKNEDIAEHICKVPHLLKLKMSPDVQFTGIDEPDDVVNLTYQELFTRGGFLLLNKSVLEPLSLCNMKKIFQILQELSRTGKWKWMLHYKDSRRLKENARLSNEANDMKKHLFWGLDAGILEVLPYHECDLMSKDTPDYLKCLLNLQVQNIAYRFSVFITDEEEGAFEKNGILTMTLNTFLTKFSSDSF; the protein is encoded by the exons ATGGAAAGTGGAAAAGTTGGTGCCTCGTGGAAAG gtgttttAATACCCGTGTCAGAATCTGCGGACATATTTCGGAATACCATCTTGACTGCTCTACAAAGTGCACACCTGTATGAAGAGTCAAAGCAGTTCTTCAGATACAAATCTGCAGTTCTAGTAAAGAATCCTGCATTGGAAGAAAAG TACAATGCCTTCCgaacaaacaggaaaaatgcAGGATACACAGAGGACGAGCTCAAAGAATCATATGGATTTCTGCTTTTCGACGATGCCAGCAAG GCTAATGCACTCGGAGAAACTGGTGTGCTCACTGGAAACAGCTCATGCTCAATTCTAGGAGATCCATCGAAGG GTATTTACATCTCGATGTACTCCGACTGTTTGGATCAAAATCGCTGGTATCATGGGAAATCTGGATACATCGCCATCATCAGGTTGACAAAG ggaaaacaaaaaaaggttttagaaaacTACACGGAGAGGTTTACAGAACCAACGGTGGGGTTTGACTGCCACGTCTCAGATCAATTGGCTTCTGTGTCTGCTAAAACCAGTTCGTTTCTTGCCTTTGAGAGAACTCAG TATTATATGTATGAGCTTTTAGACGACACAAGCAATAGAACTGGGGTGTCGCCTGCCGCTTCCTGTCCATTTGCCATTGTATCATTCTCATACAATGATACCAAAGCAACACCATTTGTTCAACAAGAGAGAag tgaaCCAAAAAACCAGG TTTGTCATTATGTTCCTTGGAGAGGAAAGCTTCAAATTGGAAGCAAATTCTACAACGTTGAGCTGAGGTTGGCTGCAAGGGCTTTGCTTCCCACCACATT GCCACCAGTGGTGAAAGTTGACCTCGCTTCTATGTCAGATGTGCAACGTCTGCTGCCAAGAGCTGTTTTTGAAACCCCCTTCACCGATGAAg ttttttttgacAACCTTTACTGCACTTTATGTGAGCTCATGCTCTCCGGAGAAGAAGACAGTAGCTCATTTGATCAACTTCTGTTGGAGATAAAGGAGCGAGATCTT GCTTTCACGATTCCATTAAAAGAAAAGGGATTTCTTATCCTGTTGCATTCGTCCCACTTCCTAAGATATGATG ATACCGAGTTCACTACAGCTGGGCTACTGCATGgcatttttgtgtttccagATTCTTCAGCTATAAGACCAG ACACAAAACCTGTTAAAAAAGGGCCAGAAGTGTCATCAGATATCCTTCAGATTCTGCCTGTCCTGAGTTATGCCGAGAGTGAACTTGAAAAAACCCCCATGGACCAAGACCAAAAGCCGTGTGAAGTCTTGTTGGAGCACATGCAGAGTTATGCCACACTAATAAATCCAGGACTGGCAACAAGCCCCTCAAGGGATGTCAGCATATTTCCAGACCAGTATGATGTTGCTGAAGCCCATAGGCACATTTATTCTAAACCTGAATGGACTTGTCATGGGTGGCAGAGCTTGTCATCGTACATGAGCAAGCCAGAAACATTTCAACTCCCGTTAGCCACAGTATTAGAAATCCTGGCAGCAAGACAAGCAGATCAAAGAGAAGACCTTGATGATGATGTGTACATTTGTTTGTCTTCACCTGAGGAGACGCAAGCCCACCATCTTGACTTGGTTGTAGAAGATGACTTAATACACCAGCAGTCTACTGTCAGTATTGAGAAGTCTTTGGACATTGGTGTGCCAAATACTGAGACACATCTGGAAATTACAACTATGCCTGAGACTATTTCACAAGCTGATGTTACAAAAGACATTACAAGTTACAAAGGCTTAACTGAACTGAAACAAGTTAATTTTGGAGGAAGTCTTTGTCCAACTTTGGAAGACCTTCCTGCCGAACTCATCGTTAGCATCACCTCTGCTGAGCAAAGTATGAGTCCTAAACCAGCTACTAATTCCAACAACTTTCAGTTTTCTGGTTTCTCTACTGGAGACTCATTTCCAACAGTGGAAGAAAAGCCTTTTGgtaaagagacagaaaaaataacaaaagttttGGACTCCTCTGAGCCTtcagaaagagtttctgcttctgCCAATGTGATGGGGACAAAAACCAAACGGCGCAGAGGGTTTATCAAAGCACTGCAGAACATTTCCAAACCTTGTGATGACACCTATGATTTACCTGTTGGTGTAACACCAATGGAAGTTGAGGGTTTAAACTACAGGATGGAGGAACACACTAAGGAGATGGATCACCCACCGTTGCGTGAGTCCTCCAAAAGAAATTGGAGGAAATTTCACAAACGTAAGCGAATATTtggaaaactaaaaaagaaaaaagcgagACCTGCCACTGAACAAAGAACAGACTCTGGAAAGCTGAACTTGGACGGAACAATTTTTATGGAAAGTGAACCTTTCTCtctaaaaaggaaaactgaGCGGGGGGACCTCAAGCCAATCATCAGTATCTGTGGGAGAATTTTGGTACCTCACGGTTCAGGACAAGTCGATGATCTATTTAGGTCTTTTAATGTCAAACCTCAGCTTGCCAAAGGGGAGAACTGTCCTGACAACGTGCTACATGGGGGCACTCTGAAAACTCCCAACACAGTTGAAAAAGCGCAAGACTCTGACATTGCTTCATTGATGGCAGTAGAGGAAACCAAAACCACAAAATCCATTCCTGGGGAGAACCATCATCTTTCTGCTGATTCAAGTCTGGAACAGAGTCATTGGGAAGATATAGTGGCTTTGACTTCAAACACTAATGAAACTTCTTTAGAGAATGATGACACCAACACTCCTTTACAGGACacaacacaggaaaaaaaaatggaaacattgtCTCCTACAAAGATAAAAGAAGGTAAAGTACTAGGCAAACCAAAAACGGTTATTTCAAAAAGAAAGCCCAAAATTGGTCTGCTTGAGACATCCAAGAAGATGGAAAGCACAGCCCAGGATACCGAACCCTGTGTCAAGAAGGCAAAAGTACTTTCTGAAGAAACGAAATGTGAAAACGCATCAACACAGGAGACAAAGGATGGGGTTGCTGACATTGAAAAGATGCCGTCATTGGACCCTAGCTTTGCTTTTGCCCTGGGACTGACCCAGAAAAGCAGTCTCAATGAGGGTTTGAGTATGCCGGACCAGGAACCTCAGCAAAGAAAAGGTCTAAATGATGACAAAGAAAGAACCTCGCTAGAAGTCACAAATACCCTCCCAATAACATTAACACGGAGGCACAGGATTAAAAGGCTCAAAAAGCACGAAGGTATCACTGCAGAAAACGTAAAGGAAAAAT ggtGGCTGCATTTTCAAACTCCATCTTTTCAAACTCCAGCTTTTAGTGACAAAGTCGAAAAGAATGACTGTATTAGAGATATGTCTGTCAGGAAGACTGttgagaaaaacatgaacagttcTTGCTCATCTACAGATGCTTTGAACTTGCTTGCTGACTTGGCTCTCAGTAATGACCAGGTTCCACCACAACCAAATCCATCAGTTGAGAGAGAACCTGAGAGGTGTAACCTTGCAAAAAGTCTTACAAGTTCTGAACAACAGTCAGTTCTTCACGCTCTGCTTAAAAACCCTGCTGTTAGTTCCGAGCAGCCTCTTGAGCCATCTCCTCCAGCCCCTCTTATGAGAGACAATGACTTTGTTGATTTGGTTTTTGCAGAACATGCTTATTCACAGCCCCCATCTTCCTCTCCACTGTTGGGTTTGTCAGGTACACATTTAGGTGTTTCAACCAGAGTGCTGCAAGATCAAACCAAGCATGCAGATGAAGATAAAACACTAGCCACTTCTGCCATTCCAGAACACAAGCCTTCAGAATACCTGCTCACAGGTACACAGGCACAGagacaaaatttcagaaactcTCGTTCCGTTTCCATAAAGGAAGGATCCATTCAAGTAACGAGGCAATGGCAAGAACACTATGACTTTAATCTGGACAGCAAGTTCACAAGTGACCCAAAAATCAGAGTAGTCACCCGAGCTTTACATGG GCCGTGGAATTCTCCCATTCAGGACAATAGTGAAGAAGTGCGACTTATCTTTCATATGTGGATAGGCCTGTTTTACAGTCGGACTACAGCCCGGTTTTTTACTGTTGACTCTCCTTTTATGCTGTCATGTTTCGAGAGTTACTCTTTAAAAGTGGCTAACGAGATTGCATCAAGCCCAGCTAAGCCTGAATCTAAAACCACTTCATCTGCTTCTTTTGTGAATTTACACACTTCACACTCTATGGAACCCAAAGCTTTGAATCTCAGGAAAGATGAGAATACCATCTTGAAACCAGAAGCTGAGATCCTTGATTTGTCGGTAAGAAGCACAAATGCGAAGTCTGGCTTTTCAGAGCCACAAGTTCACAGAAAAGTGAACTCTGTTTCCAATGAAAAGACTGGATCGTCAAACAAAATTAGGAGGAGGAAGTCATCAGTGAAGTCTCAGGAGTCAAACATATTTAAG GTTGAAAAAGAGAGTAAGCAGTTCTCAGAAAACACAAGGGAAGTTGAAAAAACTGAGAAGCCAAAAGAGGTTTGCCTGGATCACACTGTTACATTTTTTGAGAGGAACGGGACgtctatttttctacaaaaggATTCTGGAGCAACAACGCAAGCTTTCTCGGAATATGGAGAGGTCAAGGATGGAAGCTGTGAAGATGGTGCTTGCATGAGAAGTTTTGAGAGTACACAAACTTCAGGGGAGTGCTTGAAGCACAATAAATTGGATTTATCGAATCCTGTtccaaacaaaaatggagaCATTGTTGAAACACAGGATGTGCTTTGTGCGGATGAGCATGACCCACTGGAACTTGTCCTTGTAAAAACCTGCCCAATGACAACTAATGTGAAGCAGTCTTTACAAACTGAAAACTGTACTGCTTCAGATAAAGAAAATATCGTCTTGGATGCCAATTATTTGGAAGATGACGAGTGGGGTTCAAGAAAAGGATGCAAGTCAGCCCTGATAAAACAGAGGAATGATCTTAACGAACATGTGCATATGGAAGGAGAGCTTCACGTTAAGGATCACTTGAGAGAAAATGgacttgatgagaaaatgagtgTCATTTCTCCAATGGAAGTTGATCAGGATTTAAAGGATGCCAAAGTACCTCAGATGTATAACCATAATCCAACAAAAGAGGATTCTATTGAAAAATACAGTCCTCAAGTGGAAGTGGATCAGCAGCTACCTCTGACAATCAGTCCTAAAGAAGACTGTCATAACCTACATGAAAATCAAATcactttaaaagacaaaagattCGTTTCCAACAGTCCTTCAAgcattttttctgcagttcagCATATTCACGACTCTAAGACACAGGAATCTTTGGAAGAAGCTTGTCTTCCACTTGACGTAAACTGTATGAAGGCGCCATTGTCTGTCTCTGAAGAGAAGACCTCTTTTGATAAGTCTAACACAGATTTGTCTGATCTCAAGTCAAAGGATGTCATTGAAGCAGGAGTTCAAGATAAAGTATCAGATGTCAGTTTTGATCTAGGTTTTAATGATCAAGAAGATCAGGTACATGGATCAACTGATAGGATTGGTGAGAGTGCAACTccaacagaaacatttcagctaCAATCTCATTCTTCTAGGAGTGACGATAAAGACTTGTGTGTGACAGGCATGTCTAAAGAAACAGATCTCAAAGAAGATGAAGCATCTGAGGTTGTGCACAAGTGCAATGAGGATGCTCTTCCATTTTTTATAATGGTCATTCCTGAAGTACATGCAGTACATGCACAGTCACAAGTAGAGGTTCAAGAACCTTGTCAGGGTCTAAAAACGATGCCACACGTCACAGGCAATATCAATAGCACATCTGTTCTGCCCAGTGAAGTTTGTGTGACATCTCAAAGTTGTCGTTTAAAAGGGGTAGATTCCACTCAAGACACATTGATGTGTGATGTAAATGAACCTCACAAACAAATACTTTTAGAGAGTGTCTTTGGCAGCAGGTCCTCTACTCCCACTGTGGATGAAAAGCAATATGAAGTCATACCTAGTTCAGCTAGTTGTAGAAAAAGTCCTGTCTTTAGTGGTAAAAAAAGCTATGAAAATACTACTCAGAAATGCCCCGGCCAAAGCTTGGAAGGTCTTGATGAGCAGCCTTCTgagcaaaaaattaaaactgatTCTATCTACAAAAGTGAAATTCTTTCTGATATTAACCTAAGAACAGTTAGAGTTATGCAAAACATAGACAGATTCCTCCTTGAATTAAATCCAATGGACATGCCCAGCCAGATTAAAACAGAAGGCATGAACATTTCTCTTGATGAAAAACATAATTCTATCgagaactttgactttactTTCTCAACACCAAGCCACTCTTCTGGTGACccgaagaaaaataaaatggaccCACAAGTGGTGGTGGATTCCTCAGTCAGCGAATTAAaatatcagaataaaaaatcatCTGATAACAATTTGACATcagctgttaaaaataaaactacagatGTTCTTGAGATTAAGAAGCACTCCAAAAGGCAGATGTCATCAATTTCTAAAtgtcatttcaaaaatgttgatgAATACGAAACATATCTAGACCCTGATTGCCATTTCCAGAAATCTTTAGTTTCTACTGATAGTTTGGAAAATGGTTTTGACTCAGATAAACCTAAAACTTCATACGTTGACCCTTCGTGCATTCTGTATCAGGAAAAAGAGCATTTCAAAAACAGCTTGATTCCATTATCTCCATCTATGCAGTTTTGTGAATTTCCAGAAGCTCCCACTGATTTTGTTCAAGAAAGTCCAGGTGTTTTGGTTCAAAGTTCGAAGGAAACAGATGATCAGACcaccaaaaatgtaaatgagaaAGACCTCACAGACGAAACGCGAATGTGTTGTGAAGATGACTGCAAGCAAGATCCATCGACTACAAGCTCCCTTGTATGTACAGTTTTCAATACGGGTGGGAAAAACCCTTATTCTTTTCTGGAGCGTCTCTCTCAAAGGTGTCTGTGTGAAGACCTTACTCAGGCATCCATGGAACAAGAGTGCCTTATTTTTCTGGACCAAATGAGAAATCTCCTGAAAAAGAGTAAAAGACAACAATGCCACCAAGAAACTAATGACAGTTTGAGGATGCCATGTACCAGTCCTGTGACAATCAAGTTCTCGAACTTAGATGAACAGGAGGATTCATTTGATTTATTGGACACATCACTCTTTGGCCAAAAGATAAAGGTAGACATTCACAAAAAGAAAGAGCCATTAGTCATTACAGAGGAAAAAGGCAAGACACCAGATACTCACAATCTGTCCCAAGGAACCAGAAACCCAACCAATTGTTCTTGGGTCTCCAATGTCACATCAGAATGTGCAAAGCTGTACAAGGCAAGGATGCATGAAGTATGTTCTGCCAAGAAGGTTCTGTCTAAATCTAAAACCTTGAGGGTACAACAGAACCATTCAGATAccaaacacaatgaaaaaatTGATTTCTGTGATAAAATGAAGAAAGAGTTGAATAAGATTTTCCAAAGTAATCTAAATGCTGTTGTGAAGAAATCCTGCAAGACAAAGAACAGATTCTTCATACTGGCAACATCTGATGAGCGGTTCTTTGAAGAAACTAAG
- the LOC101174829 gene encoding protein TASOR isoform X3 — protein MESGKVGASWKGVLIPVSESADIFRNTILTALQSAHLYEESKQFFRYKSAVLVKNPALEEKYNAFRTNRKNAGYTEDELKESYGFLLFDDASKANALGETGVLTGNSSCSILGDPSKGIYISMYSDCLDQNRWYHGKSGYIAIIRLTKGKQKKVLENYTERFTEPTVGFDCHVSDQLASVSAKTSSFLAFERTQYYMYELLDDTSNRTGVSPAASCPFAIVSFSYNDTKATPFVQQERSEPKNQVCHYVPWRGKLQIGSKFYNVELRLAARALLPTTLPPVVKVDLASMSDVQRLLPRAVFETPFTDEGFFLTTFTALYVSSCSPEKKTVAHLINFCWR, from the exons ATGGAAAGTGGAAAAGTTGGTGCCTCGTGGAAAG gtgttttAATACCCGTGTCAGAATCTGCGGACATATTTCGGAATACCATCTTGACTGCTCTACAAAGTGCACACCTGTATGAAGAGTCAAAGCAGTTCTTCAGATACAAATCTGCAGTTCTAGTAAAGAATCCTGCATTGGAAGAAAAG TACAATGCCTTCCgaacaaacaggaaaaatgcAGGATACACAGAGGACGAGCTCAAAGAATCATATGGATTTCTGCTTTTCGACGATGCCAGCAAG GCTAATGCACTCGGAGAAACTGGTGTGCTCACTGGAAACAGCTCATGCTCAATTCTAGGAGATCCATCGAAGG GTATTTACATCTCGATGTACTCCGACTGTTTGGATCAAAATCGCTGGTATCATGGGAAATCTGGATACATCGCCATCATCAGGTTGACAAAG ggaaaacaaaaaaaggttttagaaaacTACACGGAGAGGTTTACAGAACCAACGGTGGGGTTTGACTGCCACGTCTCAGATCAATTGGCTTCTGTGTCTGCTAAAACCAGTTCGTTTCTTGCCTTTGAGAGAACTCAG TATTATATGTATGAGCTTTTAGACGACACAAGCAATAGAACTGGGGTGTCGCCTGCCGCTTCCTGTCCATTTGCCATTGTATCATTCTCATACAATGATACCAAAGCAACACCATTTGTTCAACAAGAGAGAag tgaaCCAAAAAACCAGG TTTGTCATTATGTTCCTTGGAGAGGAAAGCTTCAAATTGGAAGCAAATTCTACAACGTTGAGCTGAGGTTGGCTGCAAGGGCTTTGCTTCCCACCACATT GCCACCAGTGGTGAAAGTTGACCTCGCTTCTATGTCAGATGTGCAACGTCTGCTGCCAAGAGCTGTTTTTGAAACCCCCTTCACCGATGAAggt ttttttttgacAACCTTTACTGCACTTTATGTGAGCTCATGCTCTCCGGAGAAGAAGACAGTAGCTCATTTGATCAACTTCTGTTGGAGATAA